A stretch of Blattabacterium cuenoti DNA encodes these proteins:
- a CDS encoding peroxiredoxin has product MNTLISRKAHNFTASAVINGKDIVQNFTLEQFHGSKYVLLFFYPKDFTFVCPTEIYAFQENIKSFEMRNVQIIAVSTDTEQSHWAWLQMPKEKGGIDGVTFPIVSDINKTISHNYGVLSGNWICNPPYEEGGQSSTEPRELIAYRGLFLIDKKGIIRHLLINDFPLGRNVHEAIRMIDALQYYEKSGEVCPANWTKGKKAMKATHRGIVDYYNK; this is encoded by the coding sequence ATGAATACCTTAATTTCAAGAAAAGCCCATAATTTTACGGCTAGTGCGGTTATAAATGGGAAAGATATTGTACAAAATTTTACTTTAGAACAATTTCATGGAAGTAAGTATGTTTTACTTTTCTTCTATCCCAAAGATTTTACTTTTGTATGTCCCACAGAAATTTATGCATTTCAAGAAAACATAAAGTCTTTTGAAATGAGAAATGTACAAATCATTGCTGTATCTACGGATACAGAACAATCTCATTGGGCTTGGTTACAGATGCCAAAAGAAAAAGGTGGAATAGATGGGGTCACTTTTCCTATTGTTTCTGATATTAATAAAACTATTTCTCATAATTATGGAGTTTTATCTGGTAATTGGATTTGCAATCCTCCTTATGAGGAAGGGGGTCAATCTTCTACGGAACCTAGGGAACTTATTGCTTACAGAGGTTTATTTTTAATAGATAAAAAAGGAATTATACGACATCTTTTAATTAACGACTTCCCTTTAGGTAGAAATGTCCATGAAGCTATTCGTATGATAGATGCTCTTCAATATTATGAAAAAAGTGGGGAAGTATGTCCCGCTAATTGGACTAAAGGAAAAAAAGCAATGAAGGCGACTCATCGTGGAATTGTAGATTATTATAATAAATAA